One genomic region from Gopherus flavomarginatus isolate rGopFla2 chromosome 20, rGopFla2.mat.asm, whole genome shotgun sequence encodes:
- the LOC127038018 gene encoding interferon-inducible GTPase 5-like isoform X2, with the protein MEELKFIPGNKFSKDRNTLPGLSEQETDEIKAALEAGDLSGAAYVVHRSDELFKNTELNIAITGESGAGKSSFLNALQGLGDEDKEAAKTGVVETTKEPMLYRHSKYPNVIFWDLPGIGTPAFQPDTYLEQVTFNRYDFFVVIASERFRANHAKLAQEIHKMGKKFYFVRSKVDLDIYNEKHKKSFNEERTLEQIRNDCIEHLCGEGMSSPQVFLVSSKEFQKYDSPKLQKTLLKELESHKKFLFLLALPNLSKPILEKKKKALQRQIWKQALKSCTIAAVPLPVLSVKCDVGILVDNMRGYCESFGLDDSSLFILASQVGKSVAELKGVIKSPLAKNISEEMAEKQLTKAAGKGLILAKHFISMIPVVGTIFAAERSFTVTYRMLNNFLDDVAEDAQRVLIKALETEEKTNE; encoded by the coding sequence ATGGAAGAACTAAAATTTATCCCTGGTAACAAATTTTCAAAAGACAGAAATACACTGCCTGGTCTGTCTGAGCAGGAAACTGATGAGATCAAGGCTGCTCTCGAAGCAGGAGACCTCTCAGGAGCAGCGTATGTGGTGCACAGGTCTGACGAGTTGTTTAAAAACACCGAGCTCAACATTGCAATCACAGGGGAGTCAGGAGCTGGGAAATCGTCCTTCCTCAATGCCCTCCAGGGCCTGGGAGATGAAGACAAAGAAGCTGCTAAGACCGGGGTGGTAGAGACAACCAAAGAACCAATGCTGTACCGGCATTCCAAGTACCCCAATGTGATCTTCTGGGACCTGCCAGGCATCGGGACCCCAGCTTTTCAGCCAGACACTTACCTGGAGCAGGTGACATTCAATCGCTATGACTTCTTCGTCGTCATTGCTTCGGAGCGGTTCAGGGCCAACCACGCCAAACTGGCCCAGGAGATCCATAAGATGGGGAAGAAGTTTTACTTTGTGCGCTCCAAGGTGGACTTGGACATTTACAATGAGAAACACAAAAAGAGCTTCAATGAGGAGAGAACCCTGGAGCAAATCAGAAACGACTGCATCGAACACCTGTGCGGAGAAGGGATGAGCTCCCCGCAGGTTTTCCTGGTGTCAAGCAAAGAATTTCAGAAATACGATTCTCCCAAACTGCAGAAAACGTTGCTGAAGGAACTGGAAAGTCACAAGAAATTCCTTTTCCTCTTGGCCCTGCCCAACCTTTCCAAACCAatcttggaaaagaaaaaaaaagctttgcaaAGACAGATCTGGAAACAAGCCCTGAAGTCGTGCACCATTGCTGCTGTTCCTCTCCCGGTTCTCTCGGTGAAGTGCGATGTTGGCATCCTGGTGGATAACATGAGAGGGTATTGTGAGAGCTTTGGGCTAGATGACAGTTCCCTCTTTATACTCGCTAGCCAGGTTGGGAAGTCTGTCGCTGAGCTGAAGGGCGTGATCAAGTCCCCACTGgccaaaaatatttcagaagaaaTGGCTGAGAAGCAGCTGACTAAGGCTGCAGGAAAGGGTCTAATTTTAGCTAAACATTTTATCAGCATGATACCGGTGGTTGGGACCATATTTGCTGCAGAGAGGTCTTTCACAGTGACATACAGAATGCTGAACAACTTTTTAGATGATGTCGCTGAAGACGCCCAAAGAGTCCTGATCAAGGCATTGGAGacagaagagaaaacaaatgaataa